A single genomic interval of Corylus avellana chromosome ca10, CavTom2PMs-1.0 harbors:
- the LOC132164006 gene encoding early nodulin-like protein 18, which translates to MIDRVELLLCQHCSAIVFIPRKLLTTRSSQTPRRMEQRRYSVGLLFFILSCSVLLSFSGSSVEAYKNYTVGDALGWYDKLGKPSVNYQKWVAGKNFSLGDFLIFNTDNNHSVVQTYNLTTYKLCDYDDAQENDTTQWSSSDPSSTSPHPDTVAVPLLKEGMTYFFSGDYDGEQCKNGQHFKINVTHGQGLPASLKSPSEESPGPISPSAGDDESVPDTTVPSNFDHPLQQSDDQEASGSVSLSTYWKLMDRTINGILVLLGLVCLL; encoded by the exons ATGATAGATAGAGTTGAGCTGCTACTGTGTCAGCACTGCAGTGCCATTGTTTTTATTCCTCGGAAGCTCTTAACAACCAGAAGTTCACAAACCCCAAGAAGAATGGAACAGAGAAGGTACTCTGTGGGTCTTCTGTTCTTCATTCTCTCTTGTTCTGTTCTTCTCTCATTTTCAGGATCTTCTGTTGAGGCCTACAAGAACTACACAGTGGGTGATGCTTTGGGTTGGTATGACAAATTGGGAAAGCCCAGTGTCAATTACCAGAAATGGGTTGCTGGCAAGAACTTCAGCTTGGGAGATTTCCTCA TTTTCAACACGGATAATAATCATTCAGTTGTGCAAACATATAACTTGACCACCTACAAACTTTGTGATTATGACGATGCACAAGAAAACGACACCACACAATGGTCTAGCTCCGATCCATCATCCACCAGCCCACATCCAGACACGGTGGCAGTTCCGCTGCTCAAAGAAGGGATGACATATTTCTTTTCAGGTGATTATGATGGTGAACAATGCAAGAATGGGCAGCACTTCAAAATTAATGTCACTCATGGACAAGGGTTGCCGGCAAGCTTGAAAAGCCCTTCTGAAGAATCCCCCGGACCGATAAGTCCCAGTGCTGGCGATGACGAATCGGTACCGGATACTACTGTTCCATCCAATTTTGATCACCCCCTACAGCAAAGTGATGATCAAGAAGCATCTGGGTCGGTCTCATTATCAACTTATTGGAAGCTCATGGACAGGACAATAAATGGGATTTTGGTTTTGTTAgggcttgtttgtttgttatga
- the LOC132163890 gene encoding protein NRT1/ PTR FAMILY 4.5-like gives MIESDPKEAYMLFSPWGKRKGGFLARMFVFVLGALENMGFVANMSTMVLYFKLVMQFDLSASSNTLTNFMGSVWLLSVLGAFISDTYLSRLHTCLTFGTMEVLALMMVTTQAYAKDMHPDPCRKSSCVKGGKASMFYTSLCLLALGAGGVKGSIAALGADQFDRKEERGKKHLASYFNWFLLSTTIGSIVGVTVIVWVSMNKAWYWGFFIGTMAALVGFIFLALGKSFYNFQPLGRSPFLKIAQVIVVAIRNRRLSIPKNTDDLYEINDEDRDPSEEKLSHTSQFRLLDKAAILHEGMTPEPWKVCTVTQVEEVKILTRMLPIIASTIIMNTCMAQLQTFSVHQGYFTDPYIGSYKFPTASIPVIPLVFMSILKPIYEFVVVPFARKLTGHPSGITQLQRVTVGLVLSIISMAVAGIVEVKRRNQANKNPLQPISLFWLSFQYGIFGIADMFTIVVLLEFFYKEGPSGMRSLSTSFTYLSLSFGYFLSSIFVDLVNSITKRITPSKQGWLHGDNLNDNKLNLFYWFLAILSTLNFANYLYWASWYKYKKDTSAESGTNLRHRMDRSCHDNEETTQILK, from the exons ATGATCGAGAGT gatCCAAAGGAAGCATATATGCTCTTCAGCCCATGGGGCAAAAGAAAAGGTGGATTCCTGGCTCGCATGTTCGTTTTTG TGTTGGGGGCCTTGGAGAATATGGGATTTGTAGCTAACATGTCAACCATGGTTCTGTATTTTAAGCTTGTCATGCAATTTGATCTATCCGCTTCTTCAAACACTCTTACCAACTTCATGGGTTCAGTTTGGCTTCTCTCTGTCCTAGGAGCCTTCATCTCAGACACTTACTTAAGCCGACTCCATACATGTTTGACATTTGGAACTATGGAAGTACTT GCTTTGATGATGGTTACTACTCAAGCTTATGCGAAAGACATGCATCCTGATCCTTGTCGCAAGTCAAGTTGTGTCAAAGGTGGTAAAGCTTCCATGTTTTACACCTCCCTTTGTCTATTAGCACTTGGTGCAGGTGGAGTAAAGGGGTCTATTGCAGCACTTGGTGCTGATCAGTTTGATCGTAAGGAGGAGAGAGGAAAGAAGCACCTAGCAAGTTATTTTAACTGGTTTTTACTAAgtacaaccattggatccataGTAGGAGTTACTGTGATTGTGTGGGTTAGCATGAACAAAGCTTGGTACTGGGGTTTTTTTATTGGCACGATGGCTGCCCTTGTTGGATTCATCTTTCTTGCTCTTGGAAAGTCCTTCTACAACTTCCAACCCCTAGGGAGAAGCCCTTTTTTGAAGATTGCACAa GTTATAGTGGTTGCAATTAGAAACAGAAGGTTGTCAATACCAAAAAATACTGATGATCTGTATGAGATCAATGATGAAGATAGAGATCCATCTGAAGAAAAGCTTTCACATACTAGCCAATTCAG GTTACTTGATAAAGCTGCTATTCTTCATGAAGGCATGACTCCAGAGCCATGGAAAGTTTGCACAGTTACCCAAGTTGAAGAAGTCAAG ATCCTAACAAGGATGCTGCCCATTATAGCAAGCACAATTATCATGAACACATGCATGGCACAGCTGCAAACATTCTCAGTGCACCAAGGGTACTTCACGGATCCCTATATTGGCTCATACAAGTTCCCTACAGCATCAATACCAGTAATACCACTGGTTTTCATGTCCATCCTCAAACCCATCTACGAGTTTGTCGTCGTCCCTTTCGCTCGAAAGCTTACCGGCCATCCATCCGGCATCACACAGCTTCAACGAGTTACAGTGGGACTCGTTCTCTCTATTATTTCAATGGCTGTAGCAGGCATTGTAGAAGTGAAGAGAAGGAACCAGGCCAACAAAAACCCCTTGCAGCCCATAAGCCTATTCTGGCTTTCCTTCCAATACGGCATTTTTGGAATTGCTGACATGTTCACCATTGTGGTACTACTGGAGTTCTTCTACAAGGAAGGTCCATCAGGAATGAGATCACTGTCTACTTCATTCACCTACTTGTCTCTATCTTTCGGCTACTTCTTGAGCAGTATATTCGTCGACCTTGTAAACTCAATCACCAAGAGGATTACTCCAAGCAAACAAGGTTGGCTGCATGGAGATAACTTGAATGATAACAAGTTGAATCTTTTTTATTGGTTCCTAGCCATTCTTAGCACCCTCAACTTTGCAAACTATCTCTATTGGGCGTCATGGTACAAGTACAAGAAAGACACTTCTGCAGAGTCAGGGACAAATCTAAGACACAGAATGGATCGATCCTGCCATGACAATGAAGAAACAACTCAGATTTTGAAATAA
- the LOC132163427 gene encoding molybdopterin synthase catalytic subunit, translating into MTPEEKTLVEILDEHNPIDLARYINYVTAPQAGAISTFSGTTRDSFEGKTVLELRYEAYKPMAIRCIKSICSSARSSWNLHSIAVAHRLGPVPVGITSVFIAISAVHRVDALDACKFVIDELKASVPIWKKEVYANGEVWKENSEFLERRLELGKKDGVGGGKDVEFEGHHRKGCCGAKVKVNGGGVANISTSHGWSSELE; encoded by the coding sequence ATGACCCCTGAGGAGAAAACTCTAGTTGAAATCTTGGACGAGCATAATCCAATTGACCTCGCCAGATACATAAACTATGTAACCGCCCCACAAGCCGGTGCTATATCAACATTTTCCGGCACGACACGCGACAGCTTTGAAGGCAAAACAGTCTTGGAGCTGAGATATGAGGCATACAAACCCATGGCAATCCGATGCATTAAATCCATTTGTTCGTCTGCTAGATCCTCCTGGAATCTCCACTCCATCGCAGTTGCTCACCGCCTGGGCCCGGTTCCAGTTGGAATAACAAGTGTCTTCATTGCAATCTCGGCCGTTCATCGAGTTGATGCTTTAGATGCTTGTAAGTTTGTGATTGATGAGTTAAAGGCTTCGGTTCCAATATGGAAGAAGGAAGTTTATGCTAATGGAGAGGTCTGGAAGGAGAATTCGGAGTTCCTAGAGAGGAGGTTGGAGCTTGGAAAAAAGGATGGAGTCGGCGGTGGAAAAGATGTTGAGTTTGAGGGGCATCATAGAAAGGGCTGCTGTGGGGCTAAGGTTAAGGTGAATGGAGGAGGAGTTGCCAACATCAGCACCAGTCATGGATGGTCCAGTGAACTTGAGTAA
- the LOC132163426 gene encoding uncharacterized protein LOC132163426, translated as MMGPKRQFFPLLILSLSALFFFFFFHSYFSSPNPNPNPNFFHSLQNPSPNTNSRTPNSSNFTLIIKVLTFNRLDSLSRCLRSLAAADYLSDRVHLHIYIDHFAPDNNDSLALDGAHRILGFVDGFEWSFGEKLVHYRTGNAGLQAQWLEAWWPSSDDEFAFVVEDDLEVSPLYYKFLRSLILNFYYNASNFSPSIYGASLQRPRFVPGKHGNKMQLDSRTRLFLYQLVGTWGQLLFPKPWKEFRLWYDKHKAKGIKPFLDGMVTTGWYKKMGERIWTPWFIKFIHSRGYFNIYTNFLHERALSVSHRDAGVNYGKTAGPDSQLLDESTLDFSLLEMQSLNNLKWYDFCFRDVLPGRVVRNVDELGSVLYAVQKQETVIFVSLFGVAESVTRNLLCHFERLNIWNYIFLGPESNFLLDLSRRGHPVINADKIFNNVRAYKGMTSQNFNSELIKEISVKAYIIRKCLEYRFNSWMVDGNMLFTSGDMFLEFIDPSYDFYVGKGLELFYARSTSSAEKFWDDDLFSKVVAAVSKGSSSSDGVSFVYIAAKLLEQKGGRIKRFDETRFGMKIGTNNVTQSSLGDGKKMVFWSTGLGVNSIQMRLQELGLWILDSDSSCRAVVCQRS; from the exons ATGATGGGTCCCAAAAGACAGTTCTTCCCACTCCTCATCCTTTCCCTCTctgctctcttcttcttcttcttcttccactccTACTTCTCCTctcctaaccctaaccctaaccctaatttcTTCCATTCCCTTCAAAACCCTAGTCCTAACACTAACTCTCGCACCCCCAATTCCTCAAATTTCACTCTCATTATCAAAGTCCTCACCTTCAATCGCCTGGACTCGCTCTCCCGCTGCCTCCGCTCCCTCGCCGCCGCTGACTACCTTTCCGACCGCGTCCATCTCCACATCTACATCGACCATTTTGCTCCCGATAACAACGACTCCCTCGCACTGGACGGTGCGCATCGGATCCTGGGCTTCGTCGATGGGTTCGAGTGGAGCTTCGGGGAAAAGCTCGTGCACTATCGGACCGGGAATGCGGGGCTGCAGGCGCAGTGGTTGGAGGCCTGGTGGCCCAGCTCCGACGACGAGTTCGCCTTCGTGGTCGAGGACGATTTGGAGGTCTCGCCGTTATATTACAAGTTTCTTCGGAGTTTGATCCTGAATTTCTATTACAACGCTTCGAATTTCAGTCCCTCCATCTACGGGGCTTCGCTGCAGCGACCAAGGTTCGTCCCAG GTAAACATGGAAACAAAATGCAATTGGATAGCAGAACACGACTTTTCTTATACCAGTTAGTTGGCACTTGGGGTCAGCTTCTCTTTCCAAAACCTTGGAAAGAGTTCAGGTTATGGTATGATAAACACAAGGCCAAGGGAATCAAGCCATTTCTTGATGGGATG GTGACAACTGGATGGTACAAGAAGATGGGAGAGAGAATATGGACTCCGTGGttcattaaatttattcattccCGTGGTTATTTTAATATCTATACCAATTTTTTACATGAGAGAGCATTGAGTGTCTCTCACAGGGATGCTGGTGTTAACTATGGGAAAACAGCTGGGCCTGATTCTCAATTATTGGATGAAAGTACCCTTGATTTCAGTCTTTTGGAAATGCAGTccttgaataatcttaaatggTATGATTTCTGCTTCAGAGATGTACTTCCTGGACGAGTTGTAAGGAACGTTGATGAACTTGGCTCTGTTCTTTATGCCGTGCAGAAACAGGAGACCGTTATTTTTGTAAGTCTCTTTGGAGTAGCAGAGTCGGTCACAAGGAACTTGCTATGTCACTTTGAGAGACTAAATATCTGGAACTACATATTTCTAGGCCCTGAATCCAACTTCCTACTTGATCTCTCAAGAAGGGGGCATCCAGTGATTAATGCagacaaaattttcaataatgtcAGAGCTTATAAAGGGATGACTTCTCAAAATTTCAACTCAGAGCTGATCAAGGAGATTTCTGTGAAAGCCTACATAATCAGAAAGTGTTTGGAATATAGGTTTAATTCTTGGATGGTGGACGGGAACATGCTTTTTACAAGTGGCGACATGTTTCTTGAGTTCATTGATCCCTCCTACGATTTCTATGTTGGGAAAGGCTTGGAACTTTTCTATGCCAGAAGCACATCTTCTGCTGAGAAATTCTGGGATGATGATTTATTTTCCAAGGTTGTGGCAGCGGTGAGTAAAGGTTCATCATCCAGTGATGGTGTTAGTTTTGTGTATATAGCGGCTAAGTTATTGGAACAGAAAGGTGGGAGGATTAAGAGGTTTGATGAGACAAGGTTTGGCATGAAGATTGGTACCAATAATGTTACTCAATCTTCTTTAGGGGATGGAAAGAAGATGGTTTTTTGGTCTACTGGATTAGGTGTTAATTCAATTCAGATGCGGCTTCAAGAGTTGGGTTTGTGGATTCTGGACAGTGACTCATCGTGTAGGGCTGTTGTTTGTCAAAGGTCGTAG